One genomic window of Paraburkholderia phytofirmans PsJN includes the following:
- a CDS encoding patatin-like phospholipase family protein, translated as MSTYPNLSAPPGLTAFVFAGGGSLGAIEVGMLRELLDHGVHPGCVIGASAGAINAAYFAGRPDGDCVAMLELLWCRIRRRDIMPLTMFGLLEMVLSRRSHLVEATALRMLLEKNLSYSRVEHAAIPLHIVATDMQSGKEIILSSGPLVDAVLASAAIPGVFPPVRIDGVDLVDGGVANNTPISVAVSLGATRVIVLPAGFACAMRKPPGNAIAQAMHALTLLIARQLVRDLESYSSRAEIFVVPPLCPLDVSPYDYTQCDRLIERAAAKTRAWLNEGGLERGVIPGELREHKHA; from the coding sequence ATGTCTACTTATCCGAATTTGTCCGCTCCACCCGGCTTGACCGCCTTTGTGTTCGCAGGCGGCGGCAGCCTCGGCGCGATCGAAGTTGGCATGCTGCGCGAGTTGCTCGATCATGGTGTGCATCCGGGTTGCGTGATCGGCGCATCCGCCGGTGCGATCAATGCGGCGTATTTTGCTGGCCGGCCCGACGGCGATTGCGTAGCTATGCTCGAATTACTGTGGTGTCGGATCAGGAGGCGGGACATCATGCCGCTCACCATGTTCGGGTTGCTCGAGATGGTTCTGAGTCGGCGCTCCCACCTTGTCGAAGCCACAGCGCTGCGCATGCTGCTGGAAAAGAATTTGTCGTATTCCCGGGTGGAGCATGCGGCCATACCACTTCACATTGTCGCGACGGACATGCAAAGCGGCAAAGAAATTATCCTTTCGTCTGGCCCGCTGGTGGATGCCGTCCTCGCGAGCGCTGCGATTCCCGGTGTGTTCCCGCCGGTGCGCATTGATGGGGTGGATCTGGTCGACGGCGGCGTGGCGAACAATACGCCGATCTCCGTGGCCGTCTCACTTGGTGCGACACGCGTCATTGTGCTTCCGGCCGGGTTTGCCTGCGCAATGCGCAAGCCGCCCGGTAATGCAATCGCGCAGGCCATGCACGCGCTGACACTTCTCATTGCGCGTCAGCTTGTGCGCGATCTGGAATCCTATTCATCCCGCGCAGAGATCTTTGTAGTGCCGCCATTGTGTCCGCTCGATGTGTCGCCTTACGACTACACGCAGTGCGACCGCCTGATTGAGCGTGCGGCTGCGAAGACGCGTGCATGGTTGAACGAAGGCGGTCTTGAGCGCGGAGTAATCCCGGGTGAGCTACGCGAACACAAGCATGCGTGA
- a CDS encoding DoxX family protein, which translates to MPIPDVVVSAIGTARRLIQQLAQPWLVQLVLRLALAVPFWKSGILKWHGFLQLSDTAIDLFTDEFKLHLPGGPYPFPAPAVFAFLSGLGEVTFPVLLVLGLGTRFAAAGLILMTCIVELTVPDGWPIHLTWLAMALGIAAWGPGLISIDYLLGDRSPRS; encoded by the coding sequence CTGCCGATTCCGGACGTGGTCGTATCTGCGATTGGCACGGCGAGGCGGTTGATCCAGCAGCTCGCACAACCGTGGCTCGTTCAACTCGTCCTGCGGCTTGCCCTCGCTGTGCCGTTCTGGAAGTCGGGCATTCTCAAATGGCACGGCTTCCTTCAACTGAGCGATACGGCGATCGACCTGTTCACGGACGAGTTCAAGTTGCACCTCCCAGGTGGTCCGTATCCGTTTCCCGCGCCAGCTGTTTTTGCGTTTCTGTCGGGGCTCGGCGAGGTGACATTCCCTGTGCTGCTCGTGCTTGGCCTCGGAACCCGGTTCGCCGCGGCCGGCCTGATATTGATGACATGCATCGTTGAGCTGACCGTACCGGACGGCTGGCCCATCCATCTGACCTGGTTGGCAATGGCACTGGGAATTGCAGCCTGGGGGCCTGGCCTGATATCGATTGACTATCTGCTTGGCGACAGGTCGCCCAGGTCGTGA
- a CDS encoding BufA1 family periplasmic bufferin-type metallophore codes for MSTKITVSSTLLAGVVASLLASVAHAAPLTPAEGAAAVAAHKEKCYGVALKGQNDCAAGPGTTCQGTSAMDFQGNSWKFVQGGTCTSIQVPGGGHGSLTPLKS; via the coding sequence ATGTCCACAAAGATCACGGTCAGCTCCACCCTCCTCGCCGGCGTTGTCGCGAGCCTGCTTGCATCAGTCGCCCATGCAGCACCACTTACACCCGCCGAAGGAGCCGCTGCTGTCGCCGCGCACAAGGAGAAGTGCTACGGCGTTGCCCTGAAGGGGCAAAACGACTGCGCCGCCGGTCCCGGTACCACGTGTCAGGGCACATCCGCGATGGATTTCCAGGGTAACTCGTGGAAGTTCGTTCAGGGCGGCACCTGCACGAGCATCCAAGTGCCGGGTGGCGGCCACGGCTCGCTCACCCCGTTGAAGTCCTGA